Proteins from one Candidatus Aegiribacteria sp. genomic window:
- the smpB gene encoding SsrA-binding protein SmpB, giving the protein MKEDIKVIARNRKARHEYEILDTTETGLVLEGSEIKSIREGRISLIGAYASFDDNGELWVHHMHIAEYPQARDNHEPYRDRKLLAHRRQLKKMNRMVREKGYTLIPLDVHLKRGRAKLELGVCRGKKQYDKRRDIAERDSERKIRTEMKRVSRGHD; this is encoded by the coding sequence ATGAAAGAAGACATAAAGGTAATTGCCCGAAACCGTAAGGCTCGTCACGAGTACGAAATCCTGGATACAACGGAAACGGGACTTGTGCTGGAGGGTTCGGAAATAAAATCCATAAGGGAAGGAAGGATCAGCCTTATCGGAGCATACGCCTCGTTTGATGACAATGGAGAACTCTGGGTTCATCATATGCATATTGCGGAATACCCCCAGGCGAGAGATAATCATGAACCATACCGCGACAGAAAACTGCTGGCGCACAGACGCCAGCTGAAAAAAATGAACAGGATGGTTCGTGAGAAAGGTTATACACTCATTCCTCTGGATGTTCATTTGAAAAGGGGAAGGGCGAAGCTGGAACTGGGCGTTTGCAGAGGCAAGAAACAGTACGATAAACGTCGGGATATTGCCGAGCGGGACAGTGAAAGGAAGATCAGAACAGAAATGAAGAGGGTGTCCAGAGGGCATGATTAA